From Streptosporangium album, the proteins below share one genomic window:
- a CDS encoding tyrosine-type recombinase/integrase — MRGLHSYEVPQIVAVSVGGSFGNPSDPGTFSHLFSRPAQKAGLGHWHPHELRHSGTSLMLAQGTPLHVVHLRYQNRPTEQAFGQF, encoded by the coding sequence GTGCGAGGACTGCACTCCTATGAGGTGCCGCAGATCGTCGCGGTGAGCGTAGGCGGCTCCTTCGGCAACCCGTCGGACCCCGGCACCTTCTCGCACCTGTTCTCCAGGCCGGCGCAGAAGGCCGGCCTCGGCCACTGGCACCCGCACGAGCTACGGCACTCCGGCACCTCACTCATGCTCGCCCAGGGCACGCCGCTGCACGTCGTCCACCTTCGCTACCAGAACAGGCCGACAGAGCAGGCATTCGGACAGTTCTGA